One Corynebacterium appendicis CIP 107643 DNA window includes the following coding sequences:
- a CDS encoding ParA family protein → MTEDGLFSASETEVGLTGRPLREFPQPKPLDKHGPATIISMVNQKGGVGKTTSSINLGACLAEQGRKVLLVDLDPQGALSAGLNISHDEDQVTVYDLMLDNTSSIHAAIKHTNVSGLDMVPANIDLSAAEIQLVNEVGREQTLGRALRPVRGEYDFIIIDCQPSLGLLTVNALACSQGVIIPMECEYFSLRGLALLTDTVEKVRDRINFDLDIVGILVTMFDRRTTHAREVMDRVVEVFGDRVFDTVITRTVRFPETSVAGEPIITWAPNSPGAEQYRNLALEVIERTS, encoded by the coding sequence GTGACAGAAGACGGACTTTTCAGCGCTTCGGAGACGGAGGTCGGGCTGACAGGTCGGCCGCTGCGTGAATTCCCGCAGCCGAAGCCCCTGGACAAGCATGGCCCCGCGACGATCATCTCGATGGTCAACCAGAAGGGTGGCGTGGGCAAGACCACCTCGTCGATCAACTTGGGCGCGTGCCTGGCGGAACAGGGCCGTAAGGTGCTGCTGGTCGACTTGGACCCGCAGGGTGCGCTGTCCGCGGGCCTGAATATCTCGCACGACGAGGACCAGGTGACGGTCTACGACCTGATGCTGGACAACACCTCGTCCATCCACGCCGCGATCAAGCACACGAATGTCTCCGGCCTGGATATGGTTCCGGCGAATATCGACTTGTCCGCCGCGGAAATCCAGCTCGTCAACGAGGTAGGACGCGAGCAGACCCTCGGTCGTGCGCTGCGCCCGGTGCGGGGCGAGTACGACTTCATCATCATCGATTGCCAGCCGTCCCTCGGCCTGCTCACCGTGAACGCATTGGCGTGCTCGCAGGGAGTCATCATCCCGATGGAGTGCGAGTACTTCTCTCTGCGCGGGCTCGCACTACTCACCGACACGGTGGAGAAGGTGCGCGACCGCATCAATTTCGACCTGGACATCGTGGGCATCCTGGTGACCATGTTCGACCGCCGCACTACCCACGCGCGCGAGGTCATGGACCGCGTGGTGGAGGTGTTCGGCGACCGCGTCTTCGATACAGTGATCACCCGCACCGTCCGCTTCCCGGAGACCTCCGTGGCCGGCGAGCCGATCATCACGTGGGCACCGAATTCGCCCGGCGCGGAGCAGTACCGCAACCTTGCCCTCGAGGTCATCGAGCGCACCTCGTAA
- a CDS encoding segregation and condensation protein A: MTTAKPIDSKDPAYTGQGYQPEITGFTLVLNNFEGPYDLLLNLISSRKLDVTEVALAEVTDEFIVYVKQLGETAELDEITEFLVTAATLLNLKAQRLLPRNGDDDEEDLELLSSRDLLFARLLQYRAYQQVADQFERWQASARRRYPRAVGMEESFADVLPPVSLGHTPGSFAELAASVFRPKPPEEVRVDHLHTQPVSVPEQAGKLLDTLKLAGAQHWLTFTALTRDCTRSMEIVGRFLAVLELYKAHAIDAQQVEALGQLDISWTGKDVDPAVVAAANWE; this comes from the coding sequence ATGACCACGGCGAAACCGATCGATTCCAAAGACCCCGCATACACGGGCCAGGGTTACCAGCCGGAGATCACCGGCTTCACTCTCGTGCTCAATAATTTCGAGGGACCCTACGATCTGTTGCTCAACCTGATCAGCTCCCGCAAGCTGGACGTCACCGAGGTGGCGCTGGCGGAGGTCACAGACGAGTTCATCGTCTATGTCAAGCAGTTGGGAGAGACAGCGGAGCTAGATGAGATCACCGAATTCCTCGTCACCGCGGCGACGCTGCTCAATTTGAAGGCGCAGCGCCTGTTGCCGCGCAACGGTGACGATGACGAAGAGGACCTCGAGCTCCTGTCCTCCCGCGACCTGTTGTTCGCGCGTCTTCTGCAGTACCGCGCGTACCAGCAGGTGGCCGACCAGTTCGAACGCTGGCAAGCGAGCGCCCGTCGCCGCTATCCCCGCGCCGTCGGCATGGAGGAGAGCTTTGCCGACGTCCTGCCTCCAGTGTCGCTCGGGCACACGCCCGGCTCATTCGCCGAGCTCGCCGCGTCCGTCTTCCGCCCGAAACCACCGGAAGAGGTCCGGGTCGACCACTTGCACACTCAGCCGGTCTCCGTGCCGGAGCAGGCAGGCAAGCTGCTGGACACGCTCAAACTCGCCGGTGCGCAGCACTGGCTCACTTTCACCGCGCTCACACGAGACTGCACACGCTCAATGGAGATCGTTGGCCGCTTCCTCGCCGTGCTGGAGCTCTACAAGGCCCACGCCATCGACGCCCAACAGGTAGAGGCCCTCGGACAGCTGGATATCTCGTGGACGGGCAAAGACGTCGATCCCGCGGTGGTAGCGGCAGCGAACTGGGAGTAG
- the scpB gene encoding SMC-Scp complex subunit ScpB: MGDNAPTEEKTDQSRPAALPMVSQLRSQIESILLVIDTPALAADIAGALNAGEQDVTACLQEWADELDERGSGMDLRETSEGWRLYTRNGNADAVEAFLVDGTHTKLSRAAMETLAVVAYRQPVTRAQVAAVRGVNVDGVMRTLTLRGLIAEVDPDEATGAHRYITTELFLEQLGIDSLDRLPDLAPLLPEVDSIEESW, translated from the coding sequence ATGGGCGATAACGCGCCAACCGAAGAGAAGACAGATCAGTCGCGGCCAGCAGCGCTCCCCATGGTGAGCCAGCTGCGCTCCCAGATTGAATCGATCCTGTTGGTCATCGACACCCCGGCGTTGGCGGCGGATATTGCGGGCGCATTGAATGCGGGAGAGCAGGACGTCACTGCGTGCCTGCAAGAGTGGGCGGACGAGCTCGACGAGCGCGGCTCGGGCATGGACCTGCGCGAGACTTCCGAGGGCTGGCGCCTGTACACGCGGAACGGTAACGCGGATGCCGTGGAGGCATTTCTCGTCGATGGAACGCACACCAAGCTCAGCCGCGCCGCAATGGAGACTCTCGCCGTGGTCGCGTACCGTCAGCCGGTCACGCGCGCGCAGGTCGCCGCCGTCCGCGGCGTGAACGTCGACGGCGTCATGCGGACGCTGACCCTGCGTGGACTCATCGCGGAAGTCGATCCAGACGAGGCGACGGGAGCCCACCGCTACATCACCACTGAACTGTTCTTGGAGCAGCTCGGCATCGATTCACTCGACCGTCTTCCGGACTTGGCGCCGCTGCTTCCGGAAGTCGATTCCATCGAGGAGAGCTGGTAG
- a CDS encoding pseudouridine synthase: protein MTPPARREGTPDTTKDEKFYLSNAKPAKHQNVSLSKRRENAEKNAEEAADENQEPHPLADNWWDEREDPVAPLGKAIEDGDEDGRSRRAPKRKANEGIRLQKVLAQAGVASRRHSEVMIDEGRIEVNGKIIRKQGVRVDPNVDIIRVDGVRVNVSEEHQYFALNKPRGMHTTMEDDLGRPCVGDLVADRIVSGQRLFHVGRLDADTEGLLLLTNDGELANRLMHPKYEVAKTYLATVLGEAKPALVRELKKGIELDDGIAKADYAQIVDTYQGQSLVRLEIHEGRKHVVRRMLKTAGFPVQRLVRTKIHTVQLGELKPGAMRALNDSELTALYKAVDM, encoded by the coding sequence ATGACTCCACCCGCTCGCCGAGAAGGCACACCGGACACAACCAAGGACGAGAAGTTCTATCTCTCCAACGCGAAACCCGCAAAGCACCAGAACGTCAGCCTGAGCAAACGGCGCGAGAACGCCGAGAAAAACGCAGAAGAAGCCGCTGACGAAAACCAGGAACCGCATCCGCTCGCCGATAACTGGTGGGACGAGCGCGAAGATCCCGTCGCCCCGCTGGGCAAAGCTATCGAGGACGGCGATGAGGACGGTAGGTCCCGCCGCGCCCCGAAGCGAAAAGCTAACGAGGGGATCCGCCTGCAGAAGGTTCTCGCGCAGGCAGGTGTGGCATCCCGCCGCCACTCCGAGGTGATGATCGACGAGGGCCGCATCGAGGTCAACGGAAAGATCATCCGTAAGCAGGGCGTGCGCGTGGACCCGAACGTGGACATCATCCGCGTCGACGGTGTGCGCGTGAACGTCAGCGAGGAGCACCAGTACTTCGCGCTGAATAAGCCCCGAGGCATGCACACCACCATGGAAGACGACCTGGGCCGCCCGTGCGTGGGCGACCTGGTCGCCGACCGCATCGTGTCGGGCCAGCGCTTGTTCCACGTCGGCCGTCTCGATGCCGACACCGAGGGCTTGCTGCTGCTCACCAACGACGGCGAGTTGGCCAACCGGCTCATGCACCCGAAGTACGAGGTGGCTAAGACATACCTGGCCACTGTCCTCGGAGAAGCGAAGCCTGCGCTCGTCCGCGAGCTGAAAAAGGGCATCGAGCTCGACGACGGCATTGCCAAGGCCGACTACGCGCAGATCGTGGACACATACCAGGGGCAGTCACTGGTCCGACTTGAGATCCATGAGGGACGCAAGCACGTGGTGCGCCGCATGCTCAAGACGGCCGGTTTTCCGGTGCAGCGCCTCGTGCGCACGAAAATTCACACGGTCCAGCTCGGCGAACTCAAACCCGGTGCAATGCGCGCCCTGAACGATTCCGAGCTCACGGCGCTTTACAAGGCGGTGGATATGTAA
- the cmk gene encoding (d)CMP kinase, which produces MAGTDNANNTKALSNMPDGGLVLAVDGPSGTGKSTTCRALAKQLDAKYVDTGAMYRVATLAVLRAGIDPGNTDAVIDATRDLPLEISDDPDSTEVILDGENVAGEIRGREVTQNVSAVSAIPEVRTNLVELQRKLAREAHRAIVEGRDIGTVVLVDAPAKAFLTASPEVRATRRYNQDIAAGRDADYDTVLADVIRRDELDSSRATSPLRPADDAKIIDTSEMDKVEVLGALISLIERSAR; this is translated from the coding sequence ATGGCTGGCACTGATAACGCCAACAACACCAAGGCCCTGTCCAATATGCCCGACGGCGGGCTGGTCCTCGCTGTCGACGGACCGTCCGGCACCGGCAAGTCGACGACGTGCCGCGCGCTCGCGAAGCAGCTGGACGCGAAGTACGTCGATACCGGCGCAATGTACCGCGTGGCCACGCTCGCCGTGCTCCGCGCGGGCATCGACCCGGGCAACACCGACGCCGTCATCGATGCCACGCGCGATCTTCCGCTGGAGATTTCCGACGACCCGGATTCCACCGAGGTCATTCTCGACGGTGAGAATGTCGCGGGCGAGATCCGCGGCCGTGAGGTCACCCAGAATGTCTCGGCCGTCTCCGCCATCCCGGAGGTCCGCACCAACCTGGTCGAGCTGCAGCGTAAGCTCGCGCGTGAAGCGCACCGCGCGATCGTCGAGGGCCGCGATATCGGCACCGTGGTGCTTGTCGACGCCCCGGCCAAGGCCTTCCTCACCGCCTCCCCGGAGGTTAGGGCCACGCGCCGCTACAACCAGGACATCGCAGCCGGCCGCGACGCCGATTACGACACTGTGCTGGCCGATGTGATCCGCCGTGACGAGCTCGACTCCTCGCGCGCGACCAGCCCGCTGCGCCCGGCGGACGACGCGAAGATCATCGACACCTCCGAGATGGACAAAGTCGAGGTCCTAGGCGCGTTGATCTCCCTGATCGAAAGGAGCGCGCGATGA
- the der gene encoding ribosome biogenesis GTPase Der, protein MTEQNEQNRPRDERGANTEPETEFQYTQFNPADYAGEVVSEYEAYEQAYEADIDEEFGDEFEGFDGENYGESEFGPAEFGDDEEHDSDSEDHEYTDEEWEEIGQAFGINPDGHIEEALPTVAIVGRPNVGKSTLVNRFLGRREAVVEDHPGVTRDRVSYLADWNGQRFWVQDTGGWDPDAKGIHASIAHQSEAAMDDADVIVMVVDAHVGVTDSDAFMARNLQRSDVPVLLVANKFESESQWGDVAEFYSLGLGDPWPVSALHGRGGADVLDEIVKVFPEMPKAASSITEGPRRIALVGKPNVGKSSLLNKLSKSKRAVVDNVAGTTVDPVDELIQLDRRLWRFIDTAGLRKKVKNATGHEYYASLRTRGTIDAAEVCVVLIDASQEITEQDQRVISMVLEAGKAMVIAFNKWDLMDEDRRYYFDREFDLQLNQLPWVSKINISAETGRGLHRLEKEMITALENWDKRISTGQLNNWMREAIAANPPPMKNNRLPKVLFATMVSTRPPTIVLFTTGFLDGSYRRYLERKFREQFGYHGTPVRFAVRVRERNPRRR, encoded by the coding sequence ATGACGGAGCAGAACGAACAAAACCGGCCGCGCGACGAGCGCGGCGCGAACACCGAGCCTGAAACCGAGTTCCAGTACACCCAGTTCAACCCCGCGGACTACGCCGGCGAGGTCGTCTCCGAGTACGAGGCGTACGAGCAGGCCTACGAAGCCGATATCGACGAGGAATTCGGCGACGAATTCGAGGGCTTCGACGGCGAGAACTACGGTGAGTCCGAATTCGGCCCCGCGGAATTCGGCGACGATGAAGAGCACGACTCCGACTCGGAAGACCACGAGTACACCGACGAGGAGTGGGAGGAGATCGGACAGGCCTTCGGCATCAACCCCGACGGCCACATCGAGGAGGCCCTGCCGACCGTCGCGATCGTCGGCCGGCCCAACGTGGGCAAGTCCACTCTGGTCAACCGTTTCCTCGGCCGCCGCGAAGCCGTCGTCGAGGACCACCCGGGTGTCACGCGCGACCGCGTGAGCTACCTCGCCGACTGGAACGGCCAGCGCTTCTGGGTGCAGGACACCGGCGGCTGGGACCCGGATGCCAAGGGGATCCACGCGTCCATTGCGCACCAGTCTGAGGCGGCGATGGACGACGCCGACGTCATCGTCATGGTCGTCGACGCGCACGTCGGTGTCACCGACTCCGACGCGTTCATGGCCCGCAACCTGCAGCGCTCCGACGTTCCGGTGTTGCTGGTGGCCAATAAATTCGAGTCCGAGTCCCAGTGGGGCGACGTCGCCGAGTTCTACTCGCTCGGCCTGGGCGACCCATGGCCGGTCTCCGCGCTCCACGGCCGGGGCGGCGCCGATGTTCTCGACGAGATCGTCAAGGTCTTCCCCGAGATGCCGAAGGCCGCGAGCTCGATCACCGAGGGACCGCGCCGCATCGCGCTCGTCGGCAAGCCGAATGTGGGCAAGTCCAGCCTGCTGAACAAGCTCTCCAAGTCGAAGCGTGCCGTCGTGGACAACGTCGCCGGAACCACCGTCGACCCGGTGGACGAGCTGATCCAGCTCGACCGGCGTCTGTGGCGCTTCATCGACACCGCGGGCCTGCGCAAGAAGGTCAAGAACGCCACGGGGCACGAGTACTACGCGTCGCTGCGCACACGCGGCACCATCGATGCCGCCGAGGTCTGCGTCGTGCTTATCGACGCCTCCCAGGAGATCACCGAGCAGGACCAGCGCGTGATTTCCATGGTCCTCGAGGCGGGCAAGGCGATGGTCATCGCCTTCAACAAGTGGGACCTCATGGACGAGGACCGGCGCTACTACTTCGACCGCGAATTCGACCTGCAGCTCAACCAGCTGCCGTGGGTGTCTAAGATCAATATCTCCGCCGAGACGGGCCGCGGCCTGCACCGTCTCGAAAAGGAAATGATCACCGCCCTGGAGAACTGGGACAAGCGCATCTCCACCGGCCAGCTGAACAACTGGATGCGCGAGGCGATCGCGGCGAACCCGCCGCCGATGAAGAACAACCGCCTGCCGAAGGTCCTGTTCGCCACCATGGTGAGCACCCGGCCTCCGACAATTGTTTTGTTCACCACCGGATTCCTCGACGGCAGCTACCGCCGCTACCTGGAGCGCAAATTCCGCGAGCAGTTCGGCTACCATGGCACGCCCGTGCGCTTCGCCGTCCGCGTGCGCGAGCGTAACCCGCGCCGCCGCTAG
- a CDS encoding alpha/beta hydrolase family esterase, which produces MPDKADLSRSRRFARTVTVDGIERSYQCSVPASLCEGAGGDSAEPVPVILAVHGKGDNGLDFLIGTDLGTADAVVAAPTGQGLAWSPAPYAVTTIEEDTALIDAVVADITATYPVDRDRIYLAGFSNGGGFVVELAVNAPEAYAGVATVAGAIRTDIETIESGAPIDYLNIHGTWDDVVPYGGQDRGSLGLIRPAQEITDAFRGRNGGHARADHIPVEGMGHEWPAGVWAQHRGIDVTETVLDFFGIPTLD; this is translated from the coding sequence ATGCCCGACAAGGCCGACCTGAGCCGAAGCCGCAGGTTCGCACGCACCGTGACGGTGGACGGCATCGAGCGGTCCTACCAGTGCTCAGTGCCCGCATCCCTTTGCGAGGGTGCCGGCGGAGACTCTGCTGAGCCTGTGCCGGTCATCCTCGCGGTCCACGGCAAGGGCGATAACGGCCTCGACTTCCTCATCGGCACCGATCTGGGCACCGCCGACGCCGTTGTCGCCGCGCCCACCGGCCAGGGCCTAGCATGGAGCCCCGCGCCGTACGCCGTGACCACGATCGAGGAAGACACAGCGCTGATCGATGCCGTCGTCGCCGACATTACTGCCACCTATCCCGTCGATCGAGACCGTATCTACCTCGCCGGATTCTCCAACGGCGGCGGATTCGTCGTCGAGCTCGCGGTCAATGCGCCGGAGGCATACGCCGGCGTGGCGACCGTGGCCGGTGCGATCCGCACCGACATCGAGACGATTGAGTCCGGCGCGCCGATCGACTACCTGAATATCCACGGAACCTGGGACGATGTCGTGCCGTACGGCGGCCAGGACCGCGGCTCCCTCGGCCTGATTCGGCCGGCCCAGGAGATCACCGACGCGTTCCGCGGTCGCAATGGGGGCCACGCCCGCGCCGACCACATTCCGGTGGAAGGCATGGGCCACGAATGGCCGGCCGGCGTGTGGGCGCAACACCGCGGCATCGATGTCACCGAGACGGTCCTCGACTTCTTCGGCATCCCCACGCTCGACTGA
- a CDS encoding class I SAM-dependent methyltransferase yields MDTHPEPRHFTPSGKESPGFASAAARVYTAGAFTSGSDDYDDVRPTYPDKVAELVGSAHSLIDVGAGTGKLTSTLIKPGREIFALDPSQNMLKVLRARHPDTLVWRATAEATGLADDTVDAYVSAQTWHWVDTAAASAEADRVVADGGSLMLCWNTLDVSHPWVLRLSRISHSGDVHREGFYPAVSAPWTLIDELRMRWFQPVTPEHLFALARTRSYWLRASDTTRAKVTENLRWYLYERLGFDEGQPIPLPYRTDAFLYRR; encoded by the coding sequence ATGGACACGCACCCGGAGCCGCGACATTTCACCCCCAGCGGCAAAGAATCGCCGGGCTTCGCCAGCGCCGCCGCACGCGTGTACACCGCGGGCGCGTTCACGTCCGGATCCGACGATTACGACGACGTGCGCCCAACGTATCCAGATAAGGTCGCAGAACTCGTCGGTAGCGCCCATTCGCTTATCGACGTCGGCGCCGGCACCGGAAAACTCACCTCCACGCTGATCAAACCTGGCCGCGAGATCTTCGCTCTTGACCCCTCCCAGAACATGCTCAAGGTGCTGCGCGCCCGCCATCCGGACACCCTGGTGTGGCGAGCCACAGCGGAGGCGACCGGTCTTGCGGATGACACCGTCGACGCCTATGTCAGCGCGCAGACGTGGCACTGGGTGGACACGGCAGCAGCGAGCGCCGAAGCGGATAGGGTCGTCGCCGACGGCGGATCGCTGATGCTGTGCTGGAACACGCTCGACGTCTCCCACCCGTGGGTGCTGCGCCTGTCGCGCATCAGCCACTCAGGCGACGTGCACCGCGAAGGCTTCTACCCCGCTGTCAGTGCGCCGTGGACGCTTATCGACGAGCTCCGCATGCGCTGGTTCCAACCCGTCACGCCCGAGCATCTCTTCGCGTTGGCCCGCACCCGTTCCTATTGGCTCCGCGCCAGCGACACGACGCGCGCCAAAGTGACCGAGAATCTGCGCTGGTACCTCTACGAGCGGCTTGGTTTCGACGAAGGCCAGCCGATCCCGCTTCCCTACCGCACCGACGCTTTCCTTTACCGCCGCTAG
- a CDS encoding alpha/beta hydrolase family esterase, with product MKRRIRPAAAFAVALLSISALGACGEKKEDLQVTDAANEAREELAEVEADFSGDPSTFAQTTTIGSREREYMVTTPPNVEERENLPLIFVFHGYKMTDDSMRRITEMNKANAVVVYMQGVNTAWAPAPYATTSGDEDLAFFDAVRREMLDKYPVNPARVFAAGHSNGGGFAAYTACHRSHQLTGIATVSAAYYDEVFEDCAPIPTKQIDFHGTKDNTIKYDGGVRHGADYMPVSQVMEKAAERNHCAPEPNVAEYSRPGEEFIWQRCDAALRHYRLDGSTHIWPGADGDKGPGENTADDFATREILDFFGVSYRDTLG from the coding sequence GTGAAACGCCGTATCCGCCCAGCTGCCGCTTTCGCGGTGGCCCTGCTTTCGATCTCGGCGCTCGGCGCATGCGGGGAGAAAAAGGAAGACCTCCAGGTCACGGACGCAGCAAACGAAGCGCGTGAGGAGTTGGCCGAAGTCGAGGCGGATTTCTCCGGCGACCCGAGCACTTTCGCGCAGACCACAACGATCGGTTCCCGTGAACGCGAGTACATGGTGACCACGCCGCCGAATGTCGAGGAACGCGAGAACTTGCCGCTGATCTTCGTCTTCCACGGCTACAAAATGACCGACGACTCCATGCGCCGGATCACGGAGATGAATAAGGCGAACGCCGTGGTCGTGTACATGCAGGGCGTCAACACCGCGTGGGCTCCAGCGCCGTACGCGACAACATCCGGTGACGAGGACCTCGCGTTCTTCGATGCGGTGCGTCGGGAGATGCTGGACAAATACCCCGTGAACCCGGCGCGGGTCTTCGCCGCTGGACACTCGAACGGCGGCGGATTCGCGGCATATACGGCCTGCCACCGGTCCCACCAGCTCACTGGCATTGCCACGGTGTCCGCCGCCTACTACGACGAGGTCTTCGAGGATTGCGCGCCGATCCCGACAAAGCAAATCGACTTCCACGGCACCAAGGACAACACCATCAAATACGACGGCGGCGTGCGCCACGGCGCCGACTACATGCCCGTGAGTCAAGTGATGGAGAAAGCCGCCGAGCGCAACCACTGCGCGCCTGAGCCGAATGTTGCGGAGTACTCGCGACCTGGCGAGGAATTCATCTGGCAGCGGTGCGACGCCGCTTTGCGCCATTACCGCTTGGATGGCAGCACCCACATCTGGCCGGGAGCCGACGGCGACAAGGGGCCGGGGGAGAACACCGCCGACGACTTCGCCACCCGCGAGATCCTCGACTTTTTCGGTGTGTCCTACCGCGACACGCTGGGGTAG
- a CDS encoding DUF418 domain-containing protein — MVTRTQQGARLNKARYVAPDVARGLALLGIVIANVPTNWLATQDAAHSGFFGGTGSDPSMLDKILIVFQAMFVHVRGLSMFSVLLGVGIGMILGSLWRRGFTNRAAKKVIAKRYFFLLCFGVVHLIFFFPGDILTAYGICGMITALLIGCSDRMLRIIAGIMLGLWCAWCALGALMIFIEGPGAPTLTMDMFYGEVSATYAEQIHRGLETLQGIAFPTISILPMILLGFVWGRERVMEDVDRYATRLWSWVVVTLLVILFVGIPFGLSSVGVLPYEWEPGFAILNQAFGRLTGPGILAAVMLAMRPIQRRIAHGEPIPEWLSAFNALGKRSMTGYLGQTIILFPVTAVFLLNTGHGWPIAGQMIFATAVWLVTLLVTWLMERRGMPGPFEKLHRTMSYGKNGLPQHYELTHKELERGPERIKTGYKQKVDGTWQVALPAPYPSVSR, encoded by the coding sequence ATGGTTACCCGGACGCAGCAAGGCGCGAGGTTGAACAAGGCGCGCTACGTCGCACCCGATGTGGCGCGAGGGCTGGCGCTGCTCGGCATTGTGATTGCGAATGTGCCGACGAACTGGCTCGCCACCCAGGACGCGGCGCACTCGGGCTTCTTCGGCGGCACGGGGTCTGATCCGAGCATGCTCGACAAGATCCTGATCGTTTTTCAGGCGATGTTCGTCCACGTGCGCGGGTTGTCGATGTTCTCCGTGTTGCTGGGTGTGGGCATCGGCATGATCTTGGGCAGCCTGTGGCGGCGCGGTTTCACCAACCGCGCGGCGAAGAAGGTGATCGCCAAGCGTTATTTCTTCCTCTTGTGTTTCGGTGTCGTCCACCTGATCTTCTTCTTCCCCGGCGATATCCTCACCGCCTACGGCATCTGCGGCATGATCACCGCCTTGCTCATCGGTTGCAGCGACAGGATGCTGAGAATCATTGCGGGCATCATGCTCGGCTTGTGGTGCGCGTGGTGTGCGCTAGGAGCGCTCATGATCTTCATCGAGGGGCCAGGGGCACCAACGCTCACCATGGATATGTTCTACGGGGAGGTCAGCGCCACCTACGCGGAGCAGATCCACAGGGGCTTGGAAACCTTGCAGGGAATTGCGTTTCCGACGATCTCGATCTTGCCCATGATTCTCCTCGGCTTCGTGTGGGGCCGGGAGCGCGTCATGGAGGACGTCGATAGGTACGCCACACGTCTCTGGAGCTGGGTGGTCGTCACGCTGCTCGTCATCCTGTTTGTCGGCATCCCGTTCGGCCTGTCGTCGGTGGGTGTGCTTCCATACGAATGGGAGCCAGGCTTCGCTATTCTCAATCAAGCCTTCGGCCGCCTCACCGGACCGGGCATCCTCGCGGCGGTGATGTTGGCGATGCGCCCGATCCAGCGCCGCATCGCTCACGGCGAGCCGATCCCGGAATGGCTCAGCGCATTCAATGCCCTGGGCAAGCGTTCGATGACGGGCTACCTCGGGCAGACCATCATCCTGTTCCCCGTCACCGCCGTCTTCCTGCTCAATACCGGGCACGGATGGCCCATCGCCGGGCAAATGATCTTCGCCACGGCTGTGTGGCTGGTGACCCTTCTGGTCACATGGCTGATGGAACGCCGCGGCATGCCAGGTCCGTTCGAGAAACTCCACCGCACGATGTCCTACGGGAAGAACGGACTGCCGCAGCACTACGAGCTCACGCACAAAGAACTCGAGCGAGGCCCTGAGCGGATCAAGACGGGCTACAAGCAGAAAGTGGACGGCACCTGGCAGGTCGCGCTGCCGGCACCCTACCCCAGCGTGTCGCGGTAG